The Primulina tabacum isolate GXHZ01 chromosome 1, ASM2559414v2, whole genome shotgun sequence genome contains the following window.
GATCCTTTTGAACCCGAAATCCAACTAATGAACTTGCAGTCCACGAGCCATGAAGTGGATggaggaaattttgaattctgtCCTGGAGTTGTAATCCTCAAATCACCAAGTGCTGCATAAAATTCTAATGGGGTGTCGTCAGAAAGGGTAACGTCATTCGGGACTGGAACTGATTTTTGCACGTTTGGTCGGTAGCACATGACTCGAATTTCTTTCAATGTATGACCATGCATTTCAATGCTGCTTTCTTGCAAGACCCATTCAGATTCTTCATCCAAGGAGGATACTCCTCGAGGCAGTATCACCTTTGTGTACTGGCTTGAAAAACGGTTCATGGTGAGCAATGTGTTTCCTGCAGAAGCCAGAAATACCGTCCTTTTCTCTTCTGTGGAAGAAGATAACTCGAGAGCAAGACCTAAAAGAGAGTTTCCATTCGATTTAACCTGCATATATTAGTTGGTTTAAGTAAAAGCGCATGGAGTTGAAAAAATGAACAAGCACTTCAACACAAAATAGCACGACACAATTCCCGAGCGTCAGGCTTACAGAATACATAAAGTGAACAGGTGAATTCCCCAAAAAGAGATCTCCTTCAAACAGCCTTGCTGTGAATTCGGCATGACTGTCAAGAGTACCGCTAAATGTGATGTTTCCACCACCATTGTAAGAGTCTTCCTTGAACCTgcatcataaaataacattacCACTACATATGTTTACTGAACAGAATGAAGATTAAAAGATCTGAGCGAGTAAAATAATTTACTTGATGGAAATTTGGATTGACTGGCTGGTAGAATCTTCGGAAAACTCAACAAAAGGCTGTCATAAATTAAAATGAGTTAGGAGAAATGGAGAAATAAGCAACGGTAAACAAGCTTAACGATTACAAATTCAAATAGCTAAAGGGATAAAAACCCCAAACTGAACAAGTAAACGGGAGGTGTTGTTACCTGAAAGCTTTGGGATGAAATGTTGTTCCAAGAATTACCCGAGACTTGAGCCCCATCAATGAATATATGCAAACCATGACCCTGGAAATAATTAATAACTCGCTTATGATCTACAGAGAAAATTAAGAGCAAATTATTGCTTACCAATCTATGAGAAAGAACCAAAAAGCGAATTTATTTTAAGTATCAGTTTAATTTTGTCACCGAAAATGAACCAGTTTCATATCATCTGTGGGACTCTTGTTATAACTGACATAACAAAAATGGATGACATTCCAAAATGCAATAAGCGTGTGATCAAAAGTTACAAATTCATATAACAATTGGAAAAAAATGGCTTTCGATGTGAGTATTAGCAAAAGAAAATGGACTTATATGGAATCACTAGGATGGAACATAACAAAATAGTCAAGGTTGATAGATACCTGATCAAAATTTGAGTAGAATGGCAGTGTTTTCGGGTAGTTCTGTACAATTCCGATAGCGTTCTCAACAAGTCCCCACCATCTGTTTATTTAATTcatgaagaaaatgaaaaacaaaaaacaaatgtCCCTGAGAACTAACAAGGGAAAATAGTCCCAAATTTACCGATTTTGAGCAGTTTGAAAATTGGGTGGCTGATTCGTTTCGTAAACCCATCCAGGAGCAAATATGGCTGCCGAAACATTATCTTTCTTTATCACATCGAGGGCAACATTTGTCTAAGAAAAAAGGAAACACACATTTTTAAGTAATCAGAGGCTTACAATCACTGGAAATtgaaaaaattcttgaaaatataAATCTAATGGCTAGACCACGTGTTGGACCATAAAAGATTACATGAAATAGTAAATTTGACGTGAAATCGATAAATAAGCCACTGTGATGAACACACATGCCCCATGCAAGTTTCTGACAAAGAACTTAAGCTCATCTTGTTCTTGACAAATTCACCAGTTTTTCCTCCAATTCACGACTTACAGATTCTTTACCAGTAGATAAACAAGGATTGAAAATTATTTACCAACGTACAGAAAAAAGGTGAAAACACATGAAGTTACAACTCTAGAAACCACACAAAATCTAAAAGGATGCATCATTCTCCATTGCGTGGCAAAGTTTAGTGTATTGAAACTTACAGTCCATTGTCCACCACCATAAGTCCCCCTTCCAAAAACATCAATGCCCATGTACACATCAAACCTTCTATCACCAGCAACATCTGCCGATAGCTTCGGAAAATCTTCCTGCATTATATAGAGTGAAAAAttcaagagaaaaaaaaaacagagataaattaaaaaaattgtccTGACATAACAAATTAAATACCTTCCATGAATAATTCACGAATATGCCATCGCATAGGTCAAAGAAAGGTTTGTTTTTGTAATTTAATTGATTCTGCCAGCTAAGATCACCATCAATTGTAACACTATCGTACCTGCAAAATGACAGTGATACATTTTGTTTAGGTTCATACAAGGTATGCTTGGTTAACCTGTTAAGTCATGAATCACTACCATATAACCAGGGAACCAGATAATGAAGAGTGCATTGTCTGGCTTAAATGGCTGACAAATTCTTTGAGATTCGGTATCTGGCCAGGATCCAAAGTGACTTCCATATTGATCTGTCAAAAGATGAGACGTGAGAACTAGCCCTTCTGAATATCAATCTTGTGGGAAGAAAGAACTCAACAAACTTATTTCAATTTATTGATGATTCAAAGATTAAATTTAACTTATTTATTATCTCTGACTATGTACTGCATATCCTGCTGTTAATATGAATGACCACATGGGTTTTCCTTAATGAAGGTTTCCCTATTGCCGAAAAAGAATGAGTGAGCAAGGACTCGATAAAGAACGTGTCAGAAGATAATTATATAGCTAAGATTGAATTATAGATGTGGAAAAAACATTAGCTTACCAGCCAACCATCAAATCTAAGAGCCACAGCAAGCTCGGTTAATCGCTCAGCATACATATGAGCAGAATCCTTTGTCGATAGCAGTTTTTCAGCAAGCTTTTTCCCTGCATCCCATTCCATGATGAAAGTTCCCAATGACTTGTGTGTGCAAGGATACAGGAACAACCACAATATGATGAGCCAATAATTTCAACTGCCGCATAACAAAATTGAATAGAAGAATATATTCCACTCAAATATAGCAAGAAAATTGGAGCAATGTTGAACTGTAAGAATACATTCCACCCAAATAATGCAAGAAAATTGGAGCAATTTAGAACAGTAACAACTTACAATTGgtgattttcttaaaaaataagtTCCATCCTTTCAAAATAGGGCGTGAGTTTATTCCTATTCCCAATTCTCACCATAATTGTGTTAGGCCATAAGCAGATGAATATAGCTAATTCTAATAACCAAAAGATAGCCCTTTCTCAGGCCGACCCTTTGGTCCCTCGACTTAAAAGAGAAGAAGCAACATTAGGCGACAAGCTCAAAAGTAGAACCAATTCAAAAGACTAGCGTGTTAGCTAAATATCCCTCAAACTGCCCATCCACATTTTATTGTGGAGCCTATGGTATATTTGAAAGGTTGATACAGTTTAGACCTGAAAAGGCAAAAAGATACAACTTTTTCCTCACAACTCCCATAAAGTTGAAAAAATTTCACCACACAATCATGATAAGCTTTACAAAATCAACTGCCACCATAAAAACTAAATAAGATGTAACCCAAGGACAAATTAATCATCAAAAAATGGATCAAAAAATGGTCCAAAGAAAAGCATTTgccataaatttataccttaaCGCCATGTCTGTGAGCAGTATTAGTCCAGCATGGTGGCGGCAGAGTCaccaaattatgcgaaaaatACACAAAAACATCAATCAAATACCAATGCCAAATCGCGTATGCATCAGCATTAGTACCACCTTGCACAAATCTGTCATCAGTATACCCTCCTGCCATATCATGACACACCAGAACCCGCGGCCGCTCCGGCATCGACGTATCACCACCTCCGGCAGATGATAGCTTCACGGCAGCTTGGTTGAACGGGAAGTGAAAAGATTTGAAATAGAGGCGGCCTTCCAATTCATCCAACGTTTTCAGCGGATAC
Protein-coding sequences here:
- the LOC142538718 gene encoding cytosolic endo-beta-N-acetylglucosaminidase 1 isoform X1; amino-acid sequence: MPMSLHSYIKTHHPKAFSILKNLRSLLYTLMELPSAGENPEDASSGDPPPPFDPLTPAVPLSYPLKTLDELEGRLYFKSFHFPFNQAAVKLSSAGGGDTSMPERPRVLVCHDMAGGYTDDRFVQGGTNADAYAIWHWYLIDVFVYFSHNLVTLPPPCWTNTAHRHGVKSLGTFIMEWDAGKKLAEKLLSTKDSAHMYAERLTELAVALRFDGWLINMEVTLDPGQIPNLKEFVSHLSQTMHSSLSGSLVIWYDSVTIDGDLSWQNQLNYKNKPFFDLCDGIFVNYSWKEDFPKLSADVAGDRRFDVYMGIDVFGRGTYGGGQWTTNVALDVIKKDNVSAAIFAPGWVYETNQPPNFQTAQNRWWGLVENAIGIVQNYPKTLPFYSNFDQGHGLHIFIDGAQVSGNSWNNISSQSFQPFVEFSEDSTSQSIQISIKFKEDSYNGGGNITFSGTLDSHAEFTARLFEGDLFLGNSPVHFMYSVKSNGNSLLGLALELSSSTEEKRTVFLASAGNTLLTMNRFSSQYTKVILPRGVSSLDEESEWVLQESSIEMHGHTLKEIRVMCYRPNVQKSVPVPNDVTLSDDTPLEFYAALGDLRITTPGQNSKFPPSTSWLVDCKFISWISGSKGSKLLSCMVTWTLKEGDANLFPNYNIHVEKIMGTQSGDQKKLIESAPTPLEYLGMPVVKSFYVSELEVLEGVSSVKFVIQVCGLDGTRQNVEESPFFQLQVQG
- the LOC142538718 gene encoding cytosolic endo-beta-N-acetylglucosaminidase 1 isoform X2: MYAERLTELAVALRFDGWLINMEVTLDPGQIPNLKEFVSHLSQTMHSSLSGSLVIWYDSVTIDGDLSWQNQLNYKNKPFFDLCDGIFVNYSWKEDFPKLSADVAGDRRFDVYMGIDVFGRGTYGGGQWTTNVALDVIKKDNVSAAIFAPGWVYETNQPPNFQTAQNRWWGLVENAIGIVQNYPKTLPFYSNFDQGHGLHIFIDGAQVSGNSWNNISSQSFQPFVEFSEDSTSQSIQISIKFKEDSYNGGGNITFSGTLDSHAEFTARLFEGDLFLGNSPVHFMYSVKSNGNSLLGLALELSSSTEEKRTVFLASAGNTLLTMNRFSSQYTKVILPRGVSSLDEESEWVLQESSIEMHGHTLKEIRVMCYRPNVQKSVPVPNDVTLSDDTPLEFYAALGDLRITTPGQNSKFPPSTSWLVDCKFISWISGSKGSKLLSCMVTWTLKEGDANLFPNYNIHVEKIMGTQSGDQKKLIESAPTPLEYLGMPVVKSFYVSELEVLEGVSSVKFVIQVCGLDGTRQNVEESPFFQLQVQG